One Dioscorea cayenensis subsp. rotundata cultivar TDr96_F1 chromosome 17, TDr96_F1_v2_PseudoChromosome.rev07_lg8_w22 25.fasta, whole genome shotgun sequence DNA window includes the following coding sequences:
- the LOC120281087 gene encoding succinate dehydrogenase assembly factor 4, mitochondrial, whose translation MANKLRRLLVFSHDIGNPRVGLVLGHARSLSSSSPAPPEAERRAVVEDEKKGEERNGPGSEGRKVDGEDEEGDDDNGGVYANKVTGEVGGPRGPEPTRYGDWERGGRCSDF comes from the coding sequence ATGGCCAACAAGCTCCGCCGCCTCCTCGTCTTCTCCCACGATATCGGAAACCCGAGAGTAGGGTTGGTTCTGGGGCATGCCAGATCCCTGTCCTCTTCCTCTCCGGCGCCGCCGGAGGCGGAACGGAGAGCAGTAGTTGAGGACGAGAAGAAAGGGGAGGAAAGGAATGGGCCCGGATCAGAAGGGAGAAAAGtagatggagaagatgaagaaggtgATGATGATAATGGTGGAGTTTATGCGAATAAGGTCACTGGTGAGGTTGGAGGGCCTAGAGGCCCGGAGCCTACTCGATATGGTGATTGGGAGCGCGGCGGCCGCTGCTCGGATTTTTAG
- the LOC120281322 gene encoding LOW QUALITY PROTEIN: pentatricopeptide repeat-containing protein At3g49170, chloroplastic-like (The sequence of the model RefSeq protein was modified relative to this genomic sequence to represent the inferred CDS: deleted 1 base in 1 codon), with amino-acid sequence MAVPAISLPAKITLSKHPQFETFKHRLLRLADAGRLSDLISTLDLMSHRGIPADLLTYSSLLKSSIRSRDLHLGKLIHRHLLHSGLPLDAIVTNSLIALYSKCGDWDTACLIFDQMGANRNLVSWTTMISSAARSNMERTAIGMFCEMLELGFIPNEYTFCSVIQACSSSEFVWIGLVVLGFGIKTGFWQEEVSVGSALIDMFAKNGDLGSARKVFDGMLVRNLVVWTLMITRYAQFGCGEKAIELFVDMCLDGHEPDPFSMSSVLAACAEVGSLHVGKQLHSLAIRIGLALDVCVGCSLVSMYAKCVFGLMDDSRRVFEGMPAHNVMSWTALIAGYVQSGHDEEALELFGDMIREGEIQPNHFTYSSILKACANLSEANIGEQVYGHVVKLGLTIVNFIGNSLVTMYAKSGRMDEARKAFEMLYEKNLVSYNAIVDGYVKNSNSEQAFELIHQIQGSDFGASAFTFASLLSAAASIGIMGKGQQLHAQLLKSGYEYDTCISNALVSMYSKCGNIEDAVQAFQEMEDRNTISWTSMITGLAKHGHAIKALELFHNMVAAGAKPNDITYIAVLSACSHVGLVSEGRKHFRSMKNDHGIIPRMEHYACMVDLLGRAGRLEEAIDFISSMPVKADALLWRTLLSACRTHGHTEFGERAAREILDQEPDDPSAYVLLSNLYAMGGQWGKVAMIRSGMKEKSMNKEAGLSWIETEGSIHKFHAGDTSHRRSEEIYEKLDELATEIKRLGYVSDTSSVLHDVDDELKEKYVWQHSERLAVAFGLISTSASKPIRIFKNLRVCGDCHTAMKFMSMVAGREIILRDSNRFHRIKDGNCSCGDYW; translated from the exons ATGGCGGTTCCCGCCATCTCCCTTCCCGCCAAAATCACACTCTCCAAACACCCCCAATTCGAGACCTTCAAGCACCGCCTACTCCGCCTCGCCGATGCCGGCCGCCTTTCCGATCTCATTTCCACCCTCGACCTCATGTCCCACCGCGGCATCCCCGCTGATCTCCTCACCTATTCATCCCTCCTCAAATCTTCCATCCGCTCCCGCGATCTCCATCTCGGTAAGCTTATCCACCGCCACCTTCTCCATTCCGGCCTCCCCCTCGACGCCATTGTCACCAATTCCCTCATCGCTCTCTACTCTAAATGTGGCGATTGGGACACTGCTTGCTTGATCTTCGACCAGATGGGTGCCAATCGAAACTTGGTTTCTTGGACAACGATGATCTCGTCGGCGGCGAGGAGTAATATGGAGAGAACGGCGATAGGTATGTTTTGTGAGATGCTGGAGTTGGGTTTTATCCCAAATGAGTACACTTTTTGTAGTGTGATTCAGGCTTGTTCAAGCTCGGAGTTTGTTTGGATTGGTCTAGTGGTTCTTGGATTTGGGATAAAAACTGGATTTTGGCAGGAGGAGGTGTCTGTTGGGAGTGCTTTGATTGATATGTTTGCGAAAAATGGAGATTTGGGTTCTGCTCGCAAGGTGTTTGATGGAATGCTTGTTAGGAATTTGGTTGTTTGGACACTGATGATAACCAGGTATGCGCAGTTTGGGTGTGGAGAAAAAGCGATTGAATTGTTTGTTGATATGTGTCTTGATGGGCATGAACCTGATCCGTTCTCGATGAGCAGTGTGCTTGCTGCTTGTGCGGAGGTTGGATCTCTTCACGTTGGAAAGCAATTGCATTCTCTTGCGATTCGAATTGGATTGGCTTTGGATGTTTGTGTGGGGTGTAGTCTTGTGAGCATGTATGCAAAATGTGTGTTTGGATTGATGGATGATTCAAGACGAGTGTTTGAAGGGATGCCTGCACATAATGTGATGTCTTGGACTGCTCTCATAGCAGGCTATGTGCAGAGTGGGCATGATGAAGAAGCACTTGAACTCTTTGGTGACATGATAAGAGAGGGAGAAATTCAGCCGAACCATTTTACATACTCCAGCATCCTCAAAGCGTGTGCGAATCTCTCTGAAGCGAACATTGGGGAACAAGTCTATGGTCATGTTGTCAAATTGGGGCTTACAATAGTTAATTTTATTGGGAATTCCCTTGTTACCATGTATGCAAAGTCAGGTAGGATGGATGAGGCTCGTAAAGCTTTTGAGATGCTTTATGAAAAGAATTTGGTGTCTTATAATGCAATTGTTGATGGGTATGTTAAGAACTCAAATTCTGAACAAGCTTTTGAACTTATCCATCAAATCCAGGGCAGTGATTTTGGAGCCAGTGCTTTCACATTTGCTAGTCTTTTGAGTGCTGCAGCGAGTATTGGAATCATGGGCAAAGGTCAGCAGTTGCATGCACAATTACTGAAGTCTGGATATGAATATGATACATGTATCAGTAATGCTCTTGTGTCAATGTACTCTAAATGTGGGAACATTGAGGATGCAGTTCAAGCTTTTCAGGAAATGGAGGATCGGAATACAATTTCCTGGACTAGCATGATCACAGGCTTGGCTAAACATGGGCATGCA ATAAAAGCTCTTGAGTTGTTTCACAACATGGTAGCTGCAGGTGCTAAGCCCAATGACATCACTTACATAGCTGTTCTCTCTGCTTGCAGTCATGTGGGTCTGGTAAGCGAAGGAAGGAAACATTTCCGGTCAATGAAGAATGATCATGGAATCATTCCAAGGATGGAGCACTATGCTTGCATGGTTGATTTGCTAGGGCGGGCTGGCCGCCTTGAAGAAGCGATAGACTTCATTAGCTCAATGCCAGTCAAAGCTGATGCTCTGCTCTGGAGGACATTGCTTTCTGCCTGTAGAACTCATGGGCATACAGAATTTGGAGAAAGAGCTGCTAGAGAAATACTAGATCAGGAACCTGATGACCCTTCGGCTTATGTATTGTTATCGAACTTGTATGCTATGGGAGGACAATGGGGAAAAGTGGCCATGATCAGGAGTGGAATGAAAGAGAAGAGCATGAACAAAGAAGCCGGATTGAGTTGGATAGAAACAGAGGGCAGCATCCACAAGTTCCATGCAGGGGATACTTCTCATCGAAGATCAGAAGAAATCTATGAAAAGTTAGATGAATTAGCAACTGAAATCAAGAGACTGGGGTATGTTTCAGACACTAGTTCTGTACTtcatgatgttgatgatgaattgAAGGAGAAGTATGTGTGGCAACACAGTGAGAGGTTAGCTGTGGCTTTCGGCCTCATTAGCACATCGGCATCGAAACCGATTCGTATTTTCAAGAACCTAAGGGTCTGCGGAGATTGTCATACTGCAATGAAGTTCATGTCCATGGTTGCTGGCAGAGAGATCATTCTCAGAGATTCAAATAGGTTTCATAGAATCAAAGATGGGAATTGCTCTTGTGGAGACTATTGGTGA